A single Cucumis melo cultivar AY chromosome 4, USDA_Cmelo_AY_1.0, whole genome shotgun sequence DNA region contains:
- the LOC103503463 gene encoding uncharacterized protein LOC103503463 isoform X1, producing the protein MFKSWNKKQKIKAVFKLQFQATQVPKLKKPALMISLVPDDVGKPTVKLEKAAIQDGTCFWENPVYETVKLVREIKTGKINEKIYHFVVATGSSKSGFVGEASIDFADFEAETEPMTVSLPLKFANSGAILHVTIHKMEGDNDQRDYEENGVPTLQHENSFNSQLSFSSTEGNNYPTENGNINTLHEDGEQIGNSGVSPGSNSVNFASYWAGNNVERNTQQDSRSMKNAIQSPTLLSPLRQNSMPKKTTVDTARVKSHAHKRSNTEWSLGSVSDGSFGDSANSVEENTSREKIHHLSNNSIETVKNENIMLMRKLEVTELELQSLRKQVTKETIQGQNLSRQIICLTEERDALKTECKQLKFLKKCNDEAENSKTLKSEIKEARLQLAAIGEELNQEKELRTDLQLQLQKTQESNSDLVLAVRDLEEMVELKNGVIADLSKSLESSESHREQKVVYDFKEDNCEKPKVSKESIQEHDNAKEVDMLKREIKDLNGEIEMHLKNIEELEMHLEQLMLDNEILKQEKKDISAKFERNEKEYLRKQNEYSGSLAVIKELESEMERLEEKLQIQTEEFSESLISINELEGQIKLLERELENQTREYHDELSAIKHANVQLEKMAIEAKEVLSKTRWKNAIKSVTIRERSKKFSMEMASKLSDNENRIIKAAKDINELRLQKIVLKEMLQKSNEESRRNREKSEEKLQDLSFQLELKTNEMHNMSMELDNKSRQLEDVKKHVDYQQEEIQMLKSNIETLHLEKHIAKQGENEQPECSISEMQALEERRKGREILEKEMAFSKREAEKAREELTRMKASKHEQDTLIDKLLAEMENLRAHINDLKKESQTEKSEKESLRKQVIDLKSELQNKERTSGMPNMKFETRETSALNLNLESIHNGSHMLPHAIQELSTSEEVTQLLQDINRSVITITSNKEAEVDQNNVHEALRGRKMDSESSYKELKSSTSTKNNEDWYIDLLTEMSSLKERNKTMERELKEMEERYSEISLKFAEVEGERQQLVMTVRNLKNSKRI; encoded by the exons ATGTTTAAATCATGGAACAAGAAACAGAAGATCAAAGCTGTATTCAAATTGCAGTTCCAGGCAACACAG GTGCCGAAGTTGAAGAAGCCGGCTTTGATGATATCTTTGGTGCCAGATGATGTGGGAAAGCCAACAGTGAAGCTTGAGAAAGCTGCTATTCAAGATGGAACTTGTTTTTGGGAGAATCCTGTTTATGAAACCGTCAAGCTTGTTAGGGAAATAAAAACAGGAAAAATCAATGAGAAAATTTACCATTTTGTTGTTGCAACT GGATCATCAAAATCTGGGTTTGTTGGGGAAGCTTCAATTGATTTTGCAGATTTTGAAGCAGAAACTGAACCCATGACAGTTTCTCTTCCTCTTAAGTTTGCAAACTCTGGCGCCATATTGCAT GTGACTATTCACAAGATGGAGGGGGACAATGACCAAAG AGATTATGAAGAGAATGGAGTTCCGACACTTCAACATGAGAACAGCTTTAATAGCCAGCTTAGCTTCTCTAGTACAGAAGGAAACAATTATCCCACAGAA AATGGCAACATAAATACATTACATGAGGATGGAGAACAAATTGGCAATTCTGGAGTGTCCCCCGGCTCTAATTCTGTTAACTTTGCTTCATACTGGGCTGGTAATAATGTAGAAAGAAATACTCAACAGGATTCCAGATCAATGAAGAACGCTATTCAAAGTCCTACTCTCTTGTCACCCCTTAGACAGAACTCCATGCCTAAGAAGACAACAGTGGACACCGCTAGAGTGAAAAGCCATGCACATAAGCGGTCAAATACAGAATGGTCATTGGGTTCAGTTTCAGATGGAAGTTTCGGTGACTCGGCAAATAGTGTTGAAGAGAACACTTCAAGGGAAAAGATACACCACTTATCAAATAATTCGATCGAGACAGTAAAAAATGAGAATATTATGCTCATGAGAAAGCTAGAAGTAACAGAATTGGAGTTGCAGTCTCTTCGTAAACAGGTCACGAAGGAGACTATACAAGGGCAAAATCTTTCACGACAAATCATTTGCCTTACTGAGGAAAGAGATGCACTCAAAACAGAGTGCAAACAACTCAAATTCTTGAAGAAATGTAATGACGAGGCAGAGAACTCAAAAACTTTGAAGTCTGAGATAAAGGAAGCAAGGCTTCAGCTGGCAGCAATAGGGGAAGAGCTTAACCAGGAAAAGGAATTACGAACTGATCTTCAGCTACAACTGCAGAAAACACAAGAGTCCAACTCTGATTTAGTTCTTGCTGTGAGAGATCTTGAAGAAATGGTTGAGCTAAAAAATGGGGTAATAGCTGATCTTTCAAAAAGTTTAGAATCCTCAGAGAGCCATAGGGAGCAGAAAgttgtttatgattttaaagAGGATAATTGCGAGAAGCCAAAAGTctcaaaagaatcgattcaagaACATGACAATGCCAAGGAAGTGGACATGTTGAAACGAGAGATCAAAGATTTGAATGGAGAAATAGAAATGCATTTAAAGAACATAGAAGAGCTAGAGATGCATTTAGAACAACTCATGTTAGACAATGAAATTCTCaagcaagaaaagaaagacatTTCTGCAAAGTTCGAGAGAAATGAGAAAGAATATCTTAGAAAACAGAATGAATACTCAGGTTCTCTGGCTGTTATAAAAGAACTGGAATCTGAAATGGAAAGGCTAGAGGAAAAGCTCCAAATACAAACCGAGGAGTTTTCAGAATCTTTGATCTCAATCAATGAGCTAGAAGGTCAGATCAAGCTTTTGGAGAGAGAATTGGAAAATCAGACACGTGAATATCATGATGAACTCAGTGCCATCAAGCATGCCAATGTTCAGTTGGAAAAAATGGCAATAGAGGCAAAGGAAGTATTGAGTAAGACAAGGTGGAAAAATGCCATAAAATCCGTCACTATCCGAGAGAGAAGTAAAAAGTTTTCAATGGAAATGGCTTCCAAGTTAAGTGATAATGAAAACAGAATCATTAAAGCAGCCAAAGATATCAATGAATTGCGTCTGCAGAAAATAGTATTGAAAGAAATGCTCCAGAAATCTAATGAAGAGTCAAGGCGAAATAGAGAAAAGAGCGAAGAGAAACTGCAGGATCTTTCCTTCCAGCTAGAGTTAAAAACGAATGAAATGCATAACATGTCTATGGAGCTAGATAATAAGTCCAGACAACTTGAAGATGTGAAAAAGCATGTAGACTATCAGCAGGAGGAAATCCAAATGCTGAAATCAAATATAGAAACACTACATTTAGAAAAGCACATTGCAAAGCAGGGAGAGAACGAACAACCTGAATGTTCGATTTCTGAAATGCAAGCATtggaagaaagaaggaaagggagggaaattttagaaaaagagaTGGCTTTTTCGAAGAGAGAAGCAGAAAAGGCACGGGAGGAGCTTACTAGAATGAAAGCTTCTAAACACGAGCAAGATACATTAATCGACAAACTGCTAGCTGAAATGGAAAACCTTAGAGCACATATTAACGACTTAAAGAAGGAATCACAGACAGAAAAATCTGAGAAAGAAAGTCTAAGAAAACAGGTAATCGATCTAAAGAGTGAACTACAAAACAAGGAAAGAACTTCTGGCATGCCAAACATGAAGTTTGAAACTCGAGAAACTTCAGCTTTAAATCTAAACTTGGAATCAATTCATAATGGATCTCATATGCTTCCTCATGCCATACAGGAGCTTTCAACCTCAGAAGAGGTGACACAGTTGCTTCAG GACATCAACCGTTCTGTTATCACCATAACAAGTAATAAAGAAGCGGAAGTGGACCAGAACAATGTTCATGAAGCCCTTCGCGGAAG GAAAATGGACTCCGAGTCATCATATAAAGAACTGAAATCGTCAACTTCTACTAAAAATAACGAGGACTGGTACATTGACCTCCTAACCGAAATGTCTTCTCTAAAGGAAAGGAACAAAACTATGGAAAGAGAGCTGAAAGAAATGGAAGAGAGATATTCAGAAATAAGTCTCAAATTTGCAGAAGTAGAAGGTGAAAGACAACAACTTGTAATGACTGTGCGAAACcttaaaaatagtaaaagaatTTAG
- the LOC103503461 gene encoding transmembrane ascorbate ferrireductase 1 has protein sequence MALAVKAFPLTVVSHVVGIVAVILVLVWTIHFRGGLAWEAVNKNLIFNIHPFLMLLGLIVIGGEAIISYKSLPLRKEVKKVIHLVLHGVALVLGIVGIIAAFKNHNESGIANLYSLHSWIGIGVISLYALQWVYGFVTFFYPGGSADLRRVSLPWHVVFGLTVYILAVGNSALGFLEKLTFLESSGIPKYGTEAFLVNFTAITTIIFGVFVIFSVISQPCAQPEDDHGAYSAI, from the exons ATGGCGTTGGCGGTGAAGGCTTTTCCGTTAACAGTGGTGAGTCATGTGGTGGGAATCGTGGCGGTGATACTGGTGTTGGTTTGGACCATTCATTTCAGGGGCGGCCTTGCTTGGGAAGCTGTTAATAAGAACCTCATCTTCAAC ATTCATCCTTTTCTTATGCTACTGGGATTGATCGTCATAGGAGGTGAAG CAATAATTAGTTACAAATCACTGCCATTAAGGAAAGAAGTGAAGAAAGTGATTCATTTGGTATTACACGGAGTCGCATTGGTACTTGGTATTGTAGGGATAATCGCAGCATTCAAAAACCATAATGAAAGTGGAATTGCTAATCTTTACAGCTTGCATTCTTGGATTGGAATTGGGGTTATTAGCCTTTATGCTCTTCAg TGGGTGTACGGGTTTGTTACATTCTTCTACCCGGGAGGATCGGCGGATCTTCGAAGAGTATCACTCCCTTGGCACGTCGTATTTGGGCTCACCGTTTACATATTGGCCGTTGGGAACTCGGCCTTGGGTTTCCTTGAGAAGCTCACATTTCTGGAGAGCTCCGGCATCCCCAAGTACGGGACGGAGGCTTTTCTTGTCAATTTCACTGCCATCACCACTATCATTTTTGGAGTCTTTGTCATATTCTCTGTTATTTCTCAGCCTTGCGCTCAACCAGAAGACGACCATGGCGCTTATTCTGCTATATGA
- the LOC103503463 gene encoding uncharacterized protein LOC103503463 isoform X2, with the protein MFKSWNKKQKIKAVFKLQFQATQVPKLKKPALMISLVPDDVGKPTVKLEKAAIQDGTCFWENPVYETVKLVREIKTGKINEKIYHFVVATGSSKSGFVGEASIDFADFEAETEPMTVSLPLKFANSGAILHVTIHKMEGDNDQRDYEENGVPTLQHENSFNSQLSFSSTEGNNYPTENGNINTLHEDGEQIGNSGVSPGSNSVNFASYWAGNNVERNTQQDSRSMKNAIQSPTLLSPLRQNSMPKKTTVDTARVKSHAHKRSNTEWSLGSVSDGSFGDSANSVEENTSREKIHHLSNNSIETVKNENIMLMRKLEVTELELQSLRKQVTKETIQGQNLSRQIICLTEERDALKTECKQLKFLKKCNDEAENSKTLKSEIKEARLQLAAIGEELNQEKELRTDLQLQLQKTQESNSDLVLAVRDLEEMVELKNGVIADLSKSLESSESHREQKVVYDFKEDNCEKPKVSKESIQEHDNAKEVDMLKREIKDLNGEIEMHLKNIEELEMHLEQLMLDNEILKQEKKDISAKFERNEKEYLRKQNEYSGSLAVIKELESEMERLEEKLQIQTEEFSESLISINELEGQIKLLERELENQTREYHDELSAIKHANVQLEKMAIEAKEVLSKTRWKNAIKSVTIRERSKKFSMEMASKLSDNENRIIKAAKDINELRLQKIVLKEMLQKSNEESRRNREKSEEKLQDLSFQLELKTNEMHNMSMELDNKSRQLEDVKKHVDYQQEEIQMLKSNIETLHLEKHIAKQGENEQPECSISEMQALEERRKGREILEKEMAFSKREAEKAREELTRMKASKHEQDTLIDKLLAEMENLRAHINDLKKESQTEKSEKESLRKQELSTSEEVTQLLQDINRSVITITSNKEAEVDQNNVHEALRGRKMDSESSYKELKSSTSTKNNEDWYIDLLTEMSSLKERNKTMERELKEMEERYSEISLKFAEVEGERQQLVMTVRNLKNSKRI; encoded by the exons ATGTTTAAATCATGGAACAAGAAACAGAAGATCAAAGCTGTATTCAAATTGCAGTTCCAGGCAACACAG GTGCCGAAGTTGAAGAAGCCGGCTTTGATGATATCTTTGGTGCCAGATGATGTGGGAAAGCCAACAGTGAAGCTTGAGAAAGCTGCTATTCAAGATGGAACTTGTTTTTGGGAGAATCCTGTTTATGAAACCGTCAAGCTTGTTAGGGAAATAAAAACAGGAAAAATCAATGAGAAAATTTACCATTTTGTTGTTGCAACT GGATCATCAAAATCTGGGTTTGTTGGGGAAGCTTCAATTGATTTTGCAGATTTTGAAGCAGAAACTGAACCCATGACAGTTTCTCTTCCTCTTAAGTTTGCAAACTCTGGCGCCATATTGCAT GTGACTATTCACAAGATGGAGGGGGACAATGACCAAAG AGATTATGAAGAGAATGGAGTTCCGACACTTCAACATGAGAACAGCTTTAATAGCCAGCTTAGCTTCTCTAGTACAGAAGGAAACAATTATCCCACAGAA AATGGCAACATAAATACATTACATGAGGATGGAGAACAAATTGGCAATTCTGGAGTGTCCCCCGGCTCTAATTCTGTTAACTTTGCTTCATACTGGGCTGGTAATAATGTAGAAAGAAATACTCAACAGGATTCCAGATCAATGAAGAACGCTATTCAAAGTCCTACTCTCTTGTCACCCCTTAGACAGAACTCCATGCCTAAGAAGACAACAGTGGACACCGCTAGAGTGAAAAGCCATGCACATAAGCGGTCAAATACAGAATGGTCATTGGGTTCAGTTTCAGATGGAAGTTTCGGTGACTCGGCAAATAGTGTTGAAGAGAACACTTCAAGGGAAAAGATACACCACTTATCAAATAATTCGATCGAGACAGTAAAAAATGAGAATATTATGCTCATGAGAAAGCTAGAAGTAACAGAATTGGAGTTGCAGTCTCTTCGTAAACAGGTCACGAAGGAGACTATACAAGGGCAAAATCTTTCACGACAAATCATTTGCCTTACTGAGGAAAGAGATGCACTCAAAACAGAGTGCAAACAACTCAAATTCTTGAAGAAATGTAATGACGAGGCAGAGAACTCAAAAACTTTGAAGTCTGAGATAAAGGAAGCAAGGCTTCAGCTGGCAGCAATAGGGGAAGAGCTTAACCAGGAAAAGGAATTACGAACTGATCTTCAGCTACAACTGCAGAAAACACAAGAGTCCAACTCTGATTTAGTTCTTGCTGTGAGAGATCTTGAAGAAATGGTTGAGCTAAAAAATGGGGTAATAGCTGATCTTTCAAAAAGTTTAGAATCCTCAGAGAGCCATAGGGAGCAGAAAgttgtttatgattttaaagAGGATAATTGCGAGAAGCCAAAAGTctcaaaagaatcgattcaagaACATGACAATGCCAAGGAAGTGGACATGTTGAAACGAGAGATCAAAGATTTGAATGGAGAAATAGAAATGCATTTAAAGAACATAGAAGAGCTAGAGATGCATTTAGAACAACTCATGTTAGACAATGAAATTCTCaagcaagaaaagaaagacatTTCTGCAAAGTTCGAGAGAAATGAGAAAGAATATCTTAGAAAACAGAATGAATACTCAGGTTCTCTGGCTGTTATAAAAGAACTGGAATCTGAAATGGAAAGGCTAGAGGAAAAGCTCCAAATACAAACCGAGGAGTTTTCAGAATCTTTGATCTCAATCAATGAGCTAGAAGGTCAGATCAAGCTTTTGGAGAGAGAATTGGAAAATCAGACACGTGAATATCATGATGAACTCAGTGCCATCAAGCATGCCAATGTTCAGTTGGAAAAAATGGCAATAGAGGCAAAGGAAGTATTGAGTAAGACAAGGTGGAAAAATGCCATAAAATCCGTCACTATCCGAGAGAGAAGTAAAAAGTTTTCAATGGAAATGGCTTCCAAGTTAAGTGATAATGAAAACAGAATCATTAAAGCAGCCAAAGATATCAATGAATTGCGTCTGCAGAAAATAGTATTGAAAGAAATGCTCCAGAAATCTAATGAAGAGTCAAGGCGAAATAGAGAAAAGAGCGAAGAGAAACTGCAGGATCTTTCCTTCCAGCTAGAGTTAAAAACGAATGAAATGCATAACATGTCTATGGAGCTAGATAATAAGTCCAGACAACTTGAAGATGTGAAAAAGCATGTAGACTATCAGCAGGAGGAAATCCAAATGCTGAAATCAAATATAGAAACACTACATTTAGAAAAGCACATTGCAAAGCAGGGAGAGAACGAACAACCTGAATGTTCGATTTCTGAAATGCAAGCATtggaagaaagaaggaaagggagggaaattttagaaaaagagaTGGCTTTTTCGAAGAGAGAAGCAGAAAAGGCACGGGAGGAGCTTACTAGAATGAAAGCTTCTAAACACGAGCAAGATACATTAATCGACAAACTGCTAGCTGAAATGGAAAACCTTAGAGCACATATTAACGACTTAAAGAAGGAATCACAGACAGAAAAATCTGAGAAAGAAAGTCTAAGAAAACAG GAGCTTTCAACCTCAGAAGAGGTGACACAGTTGCTTCAG GACATCAACCGTTCTGTTATCACCATAACAAGTAATAAAGAAGCGGAAGTGGACCAGAACAATGTTCATGAAGCCCTTCGCGGAAG GAAAATGGACTCCGAGTCATCATATAAAGAACTGAAATCGTCAACTTCTACTAAAAATAACGAGGACTGGTACATTGACCTCCTAACCGAAATGTCTTCTCTAAAGGAAAGGAACAAAACTATGGAAAGAGAGCTGAAAGAAATGGAAGAGAGATATTCAGAAATAAGTCTCAAATTTGCAGAAGTAGAAGGTGAAAGACAACAACTTGTAATGACTGTGCGAAACcttaaaaatagtaaaagaatTTAG